The sequence AGGGACGAGAGGAATCTGTGAGTGCATTTTTTCCACGTTCATGCTTTAGTGTAGCTGTATAACTTGTTTTCCATGTCATATTCAATGACTTATCACCTTCATTAATATCTTAGGATGAACGAGATGAGGCACTTGGCGAGCTTAAAGCTATTGAACAGAAATATAATGAGCTTATGGTTGAGtttcatattttctttcattGAGAACGAGATTCCATTTCTAATACTTTGAacttgaagttgatttattgTCCTTTCTTCTTAGGATGAGATCGCACAATATGCCGACAACGATCCGGCTACCTTTGAAGCAATGAGTTGAGCATCATCATCCTCTcctgtttctgaaattttaaaattttactgactaaatttcaaatgaaaatcTCTTGTGACCTCTATGGTTCTCAATAACTCTACTGTTTGCCGTGTTCTTAACTTTGATGCCTGTTTGCAGCAAACACTATTGAAGTGGCCCATTCAGCAACCAACAGATGGACAGGTTATTATTATAATCCaatatcatttcaattattATGAGATTTCCCCGGTCTCCTTGTCTATCACGTTCATATTATACTTTACAGATAACATCTTCACTCTGCGACAGTGGTGTTCAAAAAACTTCCCTCAGGCAAAAGAGCAACTTGATAACCTTTACAACGAGGTATGTAATTTACATAGCAGCACTTGAATCCAAGAATAAATCCCATCATCTCTAACAAACAAAGTACAATAACTAGAAAACAAAAATGGTGCTTCATATCTTATGACGTGTATCTCTGTTGCTTCTACTTTCTAGCCAGCCAGCAAACACCTAAACATTTTTTCCATTATGTCGGATAGGTAGGAATAACTGAAGACTTCGATTATGTGGAGTTACCTGCTGCTATTCCAATATGCTCCATCGGAGATCAGATGCCTGAAGTTGATATTTAATATGCATATATCGGGTAAAATGCTTCAGCCTGCGTGCAACATCGCCATTCCAtcggattttaaaattttcaagtgtTTTACTTCATTGAGTATAGCTATCAACGACTCAGCTGTTTTAAATTAGCGAGTTAACCAAATGGACCTTCTTGTATGTTGTGAATCTTTGAGCGTGATACCATGATATATAGATTTCCTACCTATTCCAGTCCATTTATTGATCTTCTCCATAGATTAATTTTCAAGTAAAGTTGACGTCAATTCATCCATAATATAGATGAGTATGGGTATAGATTTACTCACTTACTTTGAAATTCATATTAATAAGAATTAATGTTATGAGAAATTatagtttgaattaatttaatggAAAGTTAGGCAAATGAGAAATTGggttggcaaaaacttgtgtgagacggtctcacgggtcgtattttgttagacaaatctcttatttagatcatacatgaaaaagtattactttttatgttaagaatattattttttattgtgaatatcggtagggttgacccgtctcaaataaaacgattcgtgagaccgtctcacaagagacctacttaaTTGGGTTTATCATCATTTCGATTGTCTTTCATTCACATTTCTTTATTGGTTCGGACAGATTTTTGCACGTGTattcattgtttttatttagaGTGAAACATGTACTTGTGTGCGAGTGTTGGATGTTGGCTTCATTTTTTAAGTAGCGTTGTGTCGCGGATGAATTAATAATGAGGATCTAGGAAGAGGGGAAAAACATTATTAGGTAGAATTGAATTTCCACTTTTCAAtttggaataatttattttgagacTCATTCCCCGTGATAAAACTGTTCCCATATATATACAATAGGGAAAATAGTGTTTTTTATTTAGttatatattgtaaaatttcgattttcactgtttttgttttgttgcaATTTAGCCTTTTTTTCCCCTAGGTGACGCTAATATTATTTTGACGTGGCACAAACATAGAGCTGATGGGTGATATGTTACATTAGCACTGTCACGAAAGAATAACTATAATCACACAAAATGGAAAGTACCGAACTAAAATatcaatttgaaaatataaatgaaaaaaaaattataacgaAACAAACATAAAAGACTAAAAGTGCAATTTTTCATGTATAATAATACAATCACATGTGAGTGAAGACAAACGCTAAACAAAGCAAACCATTCCAAGGACTAT comes from Primulina huaijiensis isolate GDHJ02 chromosome 17, ASM1229523v2, whole genome shotgun sequence and encodes:
- the LOC140962538 gene encoding meiotic nuclear division protein 1 homolog isoform X4 encodes the protein MLQIFYDSQDFFLLKELEKLGPKKGVILQSVKDVIQSLVDDDLVFKDKIGTSVYFWSLPSCAGNQLRNIQKKLDSELQSCKKRYIEQVDHCNSLKKGREESDERDEALGELKAIEQKYNELMDEIAQYADNDPATFEAMTNTIEVAHSATNRWTDNIFTLRQWCSKNFPQAKEQLDNLYNEVGITEDFDYVELPAAIPICSIGDQMPEVDI
- the LOC140962538 gene encoding meiotic nuclear division protein 1 homolog isoform X3 → MSKKRGLSLEEKREKMLQIFYDSQDFFLLKELEKLGPKKGVILQSVKDVIQSLVDDDLVFKDKIGTSVYFWSLPSCAGNQLRNIQKKLDSELQSCKKRYIEQVDHCNSLKKGREESDERDEALGELKAIEQKYNELMDEIAQYADNDPATFEAMTNTIEVAHSATNRWTDNIFTLRQWCSKNFPQAKEQLDNLYNEVGITEDFDYVELPAAIPICSIGDQMPEVDI